The Acipenser ruthenus chromosome 38, fAciRut3.2 maternal haplotype, whole genome shotgun sequence genomic sequence GGTAAGCAAGGGCTCTGTGTTGGTAAAGCACGTGCCCTCCTTCCGTTGCTCGACATTTCTTCACCTGTCCCAATGCTTGAAGGAGGATACGTGGCAAAAGATCTTGAATGACTGCAGCGTGTTCCTCAGCATTGCTGCACAATTGTGAACCTGCGTTTCTAAAGAGAAAGGGAGAAGCAATGAAGCAGGTAGAAAATCAAGATAACAGCGATGGAAAGAGAAATGAGTTCAgaagaaacacacaaaataaaatataaggaACTGCATGAGgggctgtgatggggtgcagcctattttgtggtggttttgtgtttttgtattgtttagagtggatatgagtgagtttggggtgtgaggaatgtgtggaatgtgcctgggctaatgaggtgcgaattgcccaattagcccaggcacctgtataaaagggagtggttggggagtgtgagaagacctgtgtgagaagacctgtgtgagagagtgagtggttctttttggatagttcatgtttaaagcctgtttttgtgtttgtctttttggttggccattgtgccttttgttttgtgttttttgtttaattaaaagtcttttattttctctgcacatcctgactctgagtctccttaccccggtcagcctgtcacaggtGCATTCACAAGAAATCAAGAAACTAAAGTGCACACTTTGAAACTCTGTGTTCTCTGATATCTACTAACAGTGATAACCATAACCATGAGCTCCCAATGCATTTCCTAACAGCTAAAGGAAGGAAGGACGAAATTGATATTTCATACCGTTCAGCTGACTGGCTTGGCAACTGTGCTGTAGATGACAGAGTCTTCTAAAGGGATGTTCTTATCATCTATCGGTGCGCTGAGAGACCAAGAATATTACACAATGAgtttaaacaacaagaagaataatCATCACAATAATAATACTGGGAGGACACACATTATTGTGCTTTCCAGGAAGTGATTAAAACACTTCAAATACACACATCTTTAACCCTTTTGCTTTCTTTTAGCATGCTCTGTTTTCTAAAGTAGCAGGGcacctttttttgttaaaaaaaactattttattgagttgctttttgttttaaagaccCAGTTAATTGTCTTTTTGTcttgttctctgtgtttcttgtctCTGTTTGGTTCTCTGGGTTTCTTGTCTCTTTGGTTCTCTGGGTTTCTTGTCTCTGTTTGGTTCTCTGGGTTTCTTGTCTCTGTTTGGTTCTCTGGGTTTCTTGTCTCTCTTTGGTTCTCTGGGTTTTCTTGTCTCTGTTTGGTTCTCTGGGTTTCTCGTCTCTGTTTGGTTCTCTGGGTTTCTTGTCTCTGTTTGGTTCTCTGGGTTTCTTGTCTGTTTGGTTCTCTGGGTTTCTTGTCTCTGTTTGGATCTCTGGGTTTCTTGTCTCTGTTTGGATCTCTGGGTTTCTTGTCTCTGTTTGGTTCTCTGGGTTTCTTGTCTCTGTTTGGTTCTCTGGGTTTCTTGTCTCTGTTTGGTTCTCTGGGTTTCTTGTCTGTTTGGTTCTCTGGGTTTCTTGTCTCTGTTTGGTTCTCTGGGTTTCTTGTCTCTGTTTGGTTCTCTGGGTTTCTTGTCTCTGTTTGGATCTCTGGGTTTCTTGTCTCTGTTTGGTTCTCTGGGTTTCTTGTCTCTGTTTGGTTCTCTGGGTTTCTTGTCCCTGTTTGGTTCTCTGGGTTTCTTGTCTCTTTGGTTCTCTGGGTTTCTTGTCTCTGTTTGGTTCTCTGGGTTTCTTGTCTCTGtttggttctctgtgtttcttgtctctgtttagttctctgtgtttcttgtctCTGTTTAGTTCTCTGTGTTTTATTGTCTCTGTttagttctctgtgtttcttgtctctgtttggttctctgtgtttcttgtctctgtttagttctctgtgtttcttgtctctgttttgtgtgtatttctgCACTGGTGGTGTTTGCAGTGCAGGTGGTGTGtctgtcattttcttttgtgtttaaaaaagtaCTGCTACTACTATACTGATTTCAATTTTCTTATCGTGGTTAACCTAATAAAGCAGAACACAAATTAATTCAAACACCATCATAACTTTAACTAGCCAAGTTGCTTTGCTGCTTAATTCTAGGTCACTGTTTACTGCATGGATTACCGGGCTGTATAGAATAATAAATACGATTTTGATGAAACAGTAGATTTGTTATCACTGTCGATATAATCCCCTGCCATTCTACTGACTGGTCAAGTCATGCGCCTTCCATTCAATCCGCTTGGTACAGAACCAGTGAATGGTCATTGTGTGACCTGCATTGCAATGGAAGGTCTTTCAATCAGAAAAAGACATGTATCTATATTTACTGAGGCTGGTTTCTCTCCTGGAACTGGATGGATCCATAGTGTATCTCCTCTACATGCTCTTGCGTTCCTCCGCTAGAAGGCAAtccatttacattttcatatattgtatttataaccttcaaaaaacagaaaaaaaagaataaaaggtGAATCATAACGTGCAGTAGATCTCGACTCTTGAGAAAAGAATAATTCAACGAACACACCAAACTGGGTCTGTAAAGGAAGTCACTCGGACAGAATGGTTTGTGCAAATATACATGACACTGAGTTTGCAGCGCCGTTTCATCATTCCACTTCCTTACTCTCGCAGTGCGTAAATATCTTCTTGAAAATAACATAACAGCACATTTATTACCAGCCTTACAGGGGGCTCCTAATAAAGGTTATTTTGAGGTGAATTCCTGAAAACTGGGTCTACCAGACATGAAGTCCATTGCATTAATGATTGCTGTTGCTAAGAcccgtattatatatatatggggtccttcatgtttattaataagTAATTGGGGTTACCGTGAGCTCCTGATTCCCTCCTTCGCTTTTCACATTCACTTTTTCGATTGGTTGGTCTTTCTTGTTCCTTTTgaagtttaaaacagaaaatgctATTCAGTGAGTGACGACATTGTTATCAGAGGACGTCATCATGTGTCCTGGGACCTCAAGTCGATTCGGTGTGGCTCTCTGTCTCGCTGGAGCTGCCTCCACATTCTGACTGACACCACTGAGCTGTTCGAGACCAGGCTGGGGTGGAAGTGAACTGAAAGCACAGCCCTGACTGGAGGGGCTCATGTACCTGGCTTGATTGCCATGGGTAGCTGATAAAGACTGAGGTGCAGGTGGGAGCTGCAGTCCTGAACCTACACTACTCCATGCTTGTTACTGGGTGCCAATACTTCCCTGTCAATCAAAGGATCGTATTTGCTGCTGTGTTTagtttcctgcctgaaacttTACATTCTTTCAAGTTCTAATTCATTTGAGGTATTTGAGGTACTCACCGCTTGATGCAAATGATAATCACCAGGATAAGCAAGATGATCACAGGCACACTCCCAGCCACTGCATATATTAACATATTCATTCTCATGATCGCTGTACAAGACAAGAAAACACACAAAGAAGGAAAGGGTTTGCATTATCAGCACAGCACAGATCTTACTAACTAGAGTAAAGAAAGGGTTTGCAttcccagcacagcacagcacagatctTACTAACTAGAGTAAAGAAAGGGTTTGCATTATCAGCACAGCACAGATCTTACTAACTAGAGTAAAGAAAGGGTTTGCATTATCAGCACAGAACAGATCTTACTAACTAGAGTAAAGAAAGGGTTTGCATTATCAGCACAGCACAGATCTTACTAACTAGAGTAAAGAAAGGGTTTGCATTATCAGCACAGCACAGATCTTATTAACTAGAGTAAAGAAAGGGTTTGCATTATCAGCACAGCACAGATCTTACTAACTAGAGTAAAGAAAGGGTTTGCATTATCAGCACAGCACAGATCTTACTAACTAGAGTAAAGAAAGGGTTTGCATTATCAGCACAGCACAGATCTTACTAACTAGAGTAAAGAAAGGGTTTGCATTATCAGCACAGATTTTACTAACTAGAATGAAGAAAGGGTTTGCAttatcagcacagcacagcacagcacagatatTACTAACTAGAATCCATTGGTTGCATTGAATTAATGCTATAAAAATAAAGGCCTGTCATTTCATTTGAATTCTCTCACAGTATAAAGGGAAAGCGTTTCCCCTGCACCTTTTCTCCAGGGCCATACACTGCACTTCTACTATCCAATCAGAAGTGGCCTTCTTACCATTAGGAACACTAATTACCCCATCACCTATTGTGAAAAACATGTGAGTAATTATGAAGCGAAATATGAATGTCAAAAGATAAAGATCATATCTATATTTGAACAACCTTTGAAAACAAATTCTAGCAAacgactttattttatttatcctttttttttatttgaacaatgcAAATCTTTAATTGTTTAAGTGCTGTTTCAAGTCTTCAATACCCGTCTCCTCACGATACCTGCCTGTCACACTCAGATGAACCGAGGAAGAGTTCTGTACGCCTAGAGTATTGTTAGCTTCACAATAATAATCTCCGCTGTCACTGGAGGTGATGCTGCTGAAATTCAGATGCTGCTGACGAGCTTTCTCCTCATCCCCATTTCCATCCCTCCTGAACCAGGTGTAGCTGCTGACTGGTGGGTTTGCATTGCTGGTGCAGGTCAGCGTCACTGAGCTCCCTTCCGCTATTCCACCGGGAGCCCTGACTGAGGCTGAGGTGTTCTTTGGGGAGTCTGAAAGTCAGCACAGAATGATCAGATACTTTGTTTCAGTAGGATACCCTTTAATGTGTTGGACTCAATAAGCAAGGGCATGTAAGGCAAACACAACGTCATTGATTGAAAGTAttcaatacagtatataatagtGTTCATTAAAATGCCTCAGAGCCCTTGTTCACTGTACTCACAATTCACAATCAGGTTGATTTCTTCAGATTTAATGCTGCTGTTCTCAGCAGAAGCACAGCAGTACTTCCCAGAATGCTCATAAGAAACATTAAACTGAAGTTTGTTTGATTTCTTGTTTCTGATTGGCTGCCCCTCCCTGTACCAGACAAAGCTGCTCTCACTCAGGGTGCAGCGGTCAAAGCCACAGGTCAGGTTAACGAAAGATCCTTCTTTCACAGTATTGTCTGGAACAGGAGGGTCCAGGGTAACCTTGGGCTCTTCATGGAATAAAAAGACATGTTAGTTAATGAACAAACACTCAATTCTAAAatcagagaaaaaacaaacccacAAACATCTCAGCCCAGTAAGCACACATTCAGACATGGTCAGTGTTTACAAACCATTGGATTAAACAAAGATTATTCAGTTTAACTCAAATTCCTGCAAATCCATTCAGTTACAGGGGAGCTGGGTGACAAATCATCTTAATCACACCCCTAGAGACCTGCTAAaaggcattaataataataataataataataataataataataataataataataataataatagtaataatagtaataatagtaataataataataataagggcttgggcttattaaaatatattattgttgGAAACGTTTCAGAAACACTCACCAGTTACTGAAAGGGACACTCCAGAGGCACCAGTCCATTTACCGTCTTGTTGATTTGTTTCAAATCTAAAATAATATCTGTAAGTGTCGTTGCTTTGCAGATCACGTATCTGTAGCGTGCAGTTCTTCACTTTGTTCCCCAGATACTCTGTCCGGTTTTTATATTCAAGACTCACATTGATCCCAGTGCTGTGATACACGTATGTGTCGCGATCAGCAATACCAGGAATAGAACTCCTGAACCACTTCACAGTTACTACAGTTAAAACTGTGCCCTTAAAGATTTCAGGATAATCATATGTACAGGGTATGACCACAGAGGATCCTCTCAATGCACACATCTCTTGCGGAGGATAATTCACTCCCCAGTCACCACCCTGAACAGCTGAAAAAGATTACATTGTGAACATCAACATGGAATAACATATCATTCGACATGCTTACTTCAAAAAGACATGTGTCTCTGTGTCTATAGAATAATGCAGATACATTGAGGAGAGGAAGGAAATGACTGAGGAAAAGATCCCAGACTGTATTAAAACTACTGCCTGCACATGACTATTCATGAATACATTATTGAATCTGAAACCAGGGAATTAAAAGCAAACCCTGTAAGGATATACAGCGGCTGCTTGAGATCCTGTTTCATGTTGATATTCACTCACACGgtttatgtgtgtgtctcagattAGGGGAGTCCTCAATGGTAAGGCAAGGTTTCAGCATTGTTGTTAATGCAGTCGTGTTTTCCAGGAATCTGATGCTATGTCTGGGTGTGATTGTAAAGCTCCACAGCACAAGACAGTACTGCATGTGTTAAATGGGTGCTGTTCTTGTGTGTATTCCACAGACACGCTGTCCGCTGTTTGAAGGCAGGACTCACATCCTGCTTTTCAATGGGTTTCTTTTTCAATTGAAGATGATAAGTGCCATGCCAGGGTAACATATTGTCAATGAACCAAAATCCATGATAATGAGGGCTTTTCTTACTGAGTTTAAACAGAGCTTGAGAATCTCATGTTTAACAGCTCTAGTGCCAGCAGGAGCTGCCTGCAGCTCAACAGGCTTACAGAGTGTCAGTGTGAACGGGTTTGAACAGTGGAGGCTGCACTGCGGAGGGGTTGCTAAACAGACACCAGTTACATGgagtttattaaaaacactgtagCACACCCCAGTTTAAAACACTCGCATATCCTGTCAGAATGTTCCACTTTAAATATCCACACAAAGTACTGtcactgtgtaataataataataataataataataataataataataataataataataataataatagctgacaGCTCTTGTTCCTCAATCCGTTTTCAGCATGCAAGCTGGCACTCTGGGTTTAATATGGGGGATCATACATGTATACTGCTGCTTCTACCAGATCCACCAGTAATAACAGGAGAGCAGCACATCTTACCTGACAGTGAGAGAAGCGACAGCACTAGCAGGAAGTTTGTTTCCACTGTAAACATCTTCACACCTAAAATCCGATGACGGGAAACAGTATTAGTGCGCATGTCCTTCCCttgtactgtacaaaaacaatctGTCTACTAAACAAAGAGCTTCCCGTTCAttatgagagagggagagggagagagagagggggggggagagagagagagagagagagagagaaagagcttcccattcattatgagagagagagagggagagagagagagagagagagagggagagagagagcttcccattcattatgagagagagagagggagagagagagagagagagagagagagagagaaaggactTCCTAttcattatgagagagagagagagagagagggagagagagagagatagagagagagaaagagcttcccattcattatgagagagagagagagagagatagagagagagagagagagagagagaaagagcttcccattcattatgagagagagagagggagagagagagagagagagagagagggagagagagagcttcccattcattatgagagagagagagggagagagagagagagagagagagagagaaaggacttcccattcattatgagagagagagagagagggagagagagagagatagagagagagaaagagcttcccattcattatgagagagagagagagagatagagagagagagagagagagaaagagcttcccattcattatgagagagagagatggagagagggagagagatagagagagagagagagaaagagcttcccattcattatgagagagagagagggagagagagagagagagaaagagcttcccattcattatgagagagagagagagagagagagggagagagatagagagagagtgaaagagcttcccattcattatgagagagagagagagagagagagggagagagagagagagaaagagcttcccattcattatgagagagagagagggagagagagagagagagagagagagagagggagagagagagcttcccattcattatgagagagagagagggagagagagagagagagagagagagagagagagagagagagagagaaaggacttcccattcattatgagagagagagagagagagagagagggagagagagagagatagagagagagaaagagcttcccattcattatgagagagagagatggagagagggagagagatagagagagagagagagaaagagcttcccattcattatgagagagagagagggagagagagagagagagagaaagagcttcccattcattatgagagagagagagagagagggagagagatagagagagagtgaaagagcttcccattcattatgagagagagagagagggagagatagagagagagagagagaaagagcttcccattcattatgagagagagagagagagagggagagagatagagagagagagaaagagcttcccattcattatgagagagagagagagagggagagagatagagagagagagagaaagagcttcccattcattatgagagagagagggagtttcaatattattatttcaatatttcaatttctgtattattattatttatcttctattttatttattattattttgttaccattgttccttgtttgtatatatatgcatctgttcataatatgtatgtatctgctttggcaacactggaaataagtcatgccaataaagcactttgaattgagagagagagagagagagggagagagatagagagagagtgaaagagcttcccattcattatgagagagagagagagagagagggagagagatagagagagggagagagagagagagaaag encodes the following:
- the LOC117434191 gene encoding B-cell receptor CD22-like, translated to MFTVETNFLLVLSLLSLSAVQGGDWGVNYPPQEMCALRGSSVVIPCTYDYPEIFKGTVLTVVTVKWFRSSIPGIADRDTYVYHSTGINVSLEYKNRTEYLGNKVKNCTLQIRDLQSNDTYRYYFRFETNQQDGKWTGASGVSLSVTEPKVTLDPPVPDNTVKEGSFVNLTCGFDRCTLSESSFVWYREGQPIRNKKSNKLQFNVSYEHSGKYCCASAENSSIKSEEINLIVNYSPKNTSASVRAPGGIAEGSSVTLTCTSNANPPVSSYTWFRRDGNGDEEKARQQHLNFSSITSSDSGDYYCEANNTLGVQNSSSVHLSVTGRYREETGIEDLKQHLNN